From the Macaca nemestrina isolate mMacNem1 chromosome 7, mMacNem.hap1, whole genome shotgun sequence genome, one window contains:
- the LOC105499624 gene encoding HAUS augmin-like complex subunit 4 isoform X2, with translation MASGDFCSPGEGMEILQQVCSKQLPPCNLSKEDLLQNPYFSKLLLNLSQHVDESGLSLTLAKEQAQAWKEVRLHKTTWLRSEILHRVIQELLVDYYVKMQDTNVTSEDKKFHETLEQRLLVTELMRLLSPSQEREIPPLLGMEKADLLELMPLSEDFVWMRARLQQEVEEQLKKKCFTLLCYYDPNSDADSETVKAAKVWKLAEVLVGEQQQCQDAKSQQKEQMLLLEKKSATYSQVLLRCLTLLQRLLQEHRLKTQSELDRINAQYLEVKCSAMILKLRMEELKILSDTYTVEKVEVHRLIRDRLEGAIHLQEQDMEKSRQVLNSYEVLGEEFDRLVKEYTVLKQATENKRWALLEFNKAYR, from the exons ATGGCATCCGGGGATTTCTGCTCACCTGGAGAAGGGATGGAAATACTTCAACAAG TGTGCAGCAAACAACTTCCTCCTTGTAACCTGAGTAAAGAGGACTTGTTACAGAACCCATACTTCAGCAAGCTTCTCCTGAATCTCTCACAGCATGTAGATGAGAGTGGCTTAAGCCTCACCCTGGCAAAGGAGCAGGCTCAG GCATGGAAGGAGGTTCGACTGCATAAGACAACATGGCTGAGGTCTGAGATTTTACATAGAGTCATTCAAGAGTTGCTTGTGGACTACTATGTGAAGATGCAAGACACAAATGTAACTTCTGAGGACAAAAAG TTTCATGAGACCCTTGAACAGCGGCTACTTGTAACTGAACTGATGCGGCTCTTAAGTCCTAGCCAGGAGAGGGAGATACCTCCACTGCTGGGGATGGAGAAAGCGGACCTTCTGGAACTCATGCCACTCTCAGAG GATTTTGTGTGGATGAGGGCTCGGCTACAGCAAGAAGTAGAGGAGCAGctcaaaaagaaatgtttcactCTGCTCTGCTACTATGATCCCAATTCAG ATGCTGACAGTGAAACCGTGAAGGCAGCAAAGGTGTGGAAACTCGCAGAGGTTCTGGTGGGTGAGCAGCAGCAGTGCCAGGATGCCAAGAGCCAACAGAAGGAACAGATGTTGCTGCTGGAGAAGAAGAGTGCTACTTACTCCCAG GTGCTTCTCCGCTGCCTCACTTTGCTGCAGAGGCTTCTTCAGGAACACCGGCTGAAGACTCAATCCGAGCTAGACCGCATCAATGCCCAGTACCTGGAAGTCAAATGCAGTGCTATGATCCTTAAGCTGAG GATGGAGGAGCTAAAGATTTTGTCCGACACTTACACTGTTGAGAAAGTGGAAGTTCATCGTCTGATTAG GGACCGTTTGGAGGGAGCCATTCACCTACAGGAGCAGGACATGGAGAAGTCAAGACAGGTCCTGAACTCCTATGAGGTCCTTGGGGAAGAGTTTGACAGGCTGGTGAAAGAGTACACCGTACTCAAGCAGGCAACGGAGAACAAGCGGTGGGCTCTCCTGGAGTTCAACAAGGCCTATCGTTGA
- the LOC105499624 gene encoding HAUS augmin-like complex subunit 4 isoform X1, with the protein MASGDFCSPGEGMEILQQVCSKQLPPCNLSKEDLLQNPYFSKLLLNLSQHVDESGLSLTLAKEQAQAWKEVRLHKTTWLRSEILHRVIQELLVDYYVKMQDTNVTSEDKKFHETLEQRLLVTELMRLLSPSQEREIPPLLGMEKADLLELMPLSEDFVWMRARLQQEVEEQLKKKCFTLLCYYDPNSVLCPLCPDADSETVKAAKVWKLAEVLVGEQQQCQDAKSQQKEQMLLLEKKSATYSQVLLRCLTLLQRLLQEHRLKTQSELDRINAQYLEVKCSAMILKLRMEELKILSDTYTVEKVEVHRLIRDRLEGAIHLQEQDMEKSRQVLNSYEVLGEEFDRLVKEYTVLKQATENKRWALLEFNKAYR; encoded by the exons ATGGCATCCGGGGATTTCTGCTCACCTGGAGAAGGGATGGAAATACTTCAACAAG TGTGCAGCAAACAACTTCCTCCTTGTAACCTGAGTAAAGAGGACTTGTTACAGAACCCATACTTCAGCAAGCTTCTCCTGAATCTCTCACAGCATGTAGATGAGAGTGGCTTAAGCCTCACCCTGGCAAAGGAGCAGGCTCAG GCATGGAAGGAGGTTCGACTGCATAAGACAACATGGCTGAGGTCTGAGATTTTACATAGAGTCATTCAAGAGTTGCTTGTGGACTACTATGTGAAGATGCAAGACACAAATGTAACTTCTGAGGACAAAAAG TTTCATGAGACCCTTGAACAGCGGCTACTTGTAACTGAACTGATGCGGCTCTTAAGTCCTAGCCAGGAGAGGGAGATACCTCCACTGCTGGGGATGGAGAAAGCGGACCTTCTGGAACTCATGCCACTCTCAGAG GATTTTGTGTGGATGAGGGCTCGGCTACAGCAAGAAGTAGAGGAGCAGctcaaaaagaaatgtttcactCTGCTCTGCTACTATGATCCCAATTCAG TCCTCTGCCCCCTTTGCCCAGATGCTGACAGTGAAACCGTGAAGGCAGCAAAGGTGTGGAAACTCGCAGAGGTTCTGGTGGGTGAGCAGCAGCAGTGCCAGGATGCCAAGAGCCAACAGAAGGAACAGATGTTGCTGCTGGAGAAGAAGAGTGCTACTTACTCCCAG GTGCTTCTCCGCTGCCTCACTTTGCTGCAGAGGCTTCTTCAGGAACACCGGCTGAAGACTCAATCCGAGCTAGACCGCATCAATGCCCAGTACCTGGAAGTCAAATGCAGTGCTATGATCCTTAAGCTGAG GATGGAGGAGCTAAAGATTTTGTCCGACACTTACACTGTTGAGAAAGTGGAAGTTCATCGTCTGATTAG GGACCGTTTGGAGGGAGCCATTCACCTACAGGAGCAGGACATGGAGAAGTCAAGACAGGTCCTGAACTCCTATGAGGTCCTTGGGGAAGAGTTTGACAGGCTGGTGAAAGAGTACACCGTACTCAAGCAGGCAACGGAGAACAAGCGGTGGGCTCTCCTGGAGTTCAACAAGGCCTATCGTTGA
- the LOC105499624 gene encoding HAUS augmin-like complex subunit 4 isoform X3: protein MASGDFCSPGEGMEILQQVCSKQLPPCNLSKEDLLQNPYFSKLLLNLSQHVDESGLSLTLAKEQAQAWKEVRLHKTTWLRSEILHRVIQELLVDYYVKMQDTNVTSEDKKFHETLEQRLLVTELMRLLSPSQEREIPPLLGMEKADLLELMPLSEDFVWMRARLQQEVEEQLKKKCFTLLCYYDPNSVLCPLCPDADSETVKAAKVWKLAEVLVGEQQQCQDAKSQQKEQMLLLEKKSATYSQRLLQEHRLKTQSELDRINAQYLEVKCSAMILKLRMEELKILSDTYTVEKVEVHRLIRDRLEGAIHLQEQDMEKSRQVLNSYEVLGEEFDRLVKEYTVLKQATENKRWALLEFNKAYR from the exons ATGGCATCCGGGGATTTCTGCTCACCTGGAGAAGGGATGGAAATACTTCAACAAG TGTGCAGCAAACAACTTCCTCCTTGTAACCTGAGTAAAGAGGACTTGTTACAGAACCCATACTTCAGCAAGCTTCTCCTGAATCTCTCACAGCATGTAGATGAGAGTGGCTTAAGCCTCACCCTGGCAAAGGAGCAGGCTCAG GCATGGAAGGAGGTTCGACTGCATAAGACAACATGGCTGAGGTCTGAGATTTTACATAGAGTCATTCAAGAGTTGCTTGTGGACTACTATGTGAAGATGCAAGACACAAATGTAACTTCTGAGGACAAAAAG TTTCATGAGACCCTTGAACAGCGGCTACTTGTAACTGAACTGATGCGGCTCTTAAGTCCTAGCCAGGAGAGGGAGATACCTCCACTGCTGGGGATGGAGAAAGCGGACCTTCTGGAACTCATGCCACTCTCAGAG GATTTTGTGTGGATGAGGGCTCGGCTACAGCAAGAAGTAGAGGAGCAGctcaaaaagaaatgtttcactCTGCTCTGCTACTATGATCCCAATTCAG TCCTCTGCCCCCTTTGCCCAGATGCTGACAGTGAAACCGTGAAGGCAGCAAAGGTGTGGAAACTCGCAGAGGTTCTGGTGGGTGAGCAGCAGCAGTGCCAGGATGCCAAGAGCCAACAGAAGGAACAGATGTTGCTGCTGGAGAAGAAGAGTGCTACTTACTCCCAG AGGCTTCTTCAGGAACACCGGCTGAAGACTCAATCCGAGCTAGACCGCATCAATGCCCAGTACCTGGAAGTCAAATGCAGTGCTATGATCCTTAAGCTGAG GATGGAGGAGCTAAAGATTTTGTCCGACACTTACACTGTTGAGAAAGTGGAAGTTCATCGTCTGATTAG GGACCGTTTGGAGGGAGCCATTCACCTACAGGAGCAGGACATGGAGAAGTCAAGACAGGTCCTGAACTCCTATGAGGTCCTTGGGGAAGAGTTTGACAGGCTGGTGAAAGAGTACACCGTACTCAAGCAGGCAACGGAGAACAAGCGGTGGGCTCTCCTGGAGTTCAACAAGGCCTATCGTTGA